In the Thermococcus sp. MAR1 genome, one interval contains:
- a CDS encoding saccharopine dehydrogenase family protein translates to MKVLVLGAGNVGKAIAWDLRDEFDVHVGDVSEERLKAVSEFATPLKVDASSFDSLVEVMKGFELVVGALPGRFGYQSVRAAIKAGVDMVDVSFMPENPLELRDEAEKVQVTVIFDAGFAPGLSHILMGRIWNEIDELREGYIYVGGLPKEPRPPLYYRITWSPKDLIEEYTRPARVIRDGEVTSVDPFEEIREITVGDFEFEAFVSDGLRSLLESVRAEKLEEWTLRWPGHLEKMKVLRELGFFKPEHVDNTLDVIAPLMTYESPDFSIMQVVGRGTLDGEEKEIGYLLYDEEKEGFTSMARVTGFTAAIIARLVAEKGCIFGVIPPEILGMRIDTFTRITEELAERGIKIERWENAPPGDSRGRT, encoded by the coding sequence ATGAAGGTTCTAGTTCTCGGTGCCGGAAACGTTGGGAAAGCTATAGCCTGGGATTTGAGGGACGAGTTCGACGTTCACGTGGGAGACGTCAGTGAGGAGAGGCTGAAAGCTGTCTCCGAATTCGCCACGCCTCTGAAAGTTGACGCGTCCAGCTTTGATTCCCTCGTTGAGGTTATGAAGGGCTTCGAGCTTGTAGTGGGTGCCCTGCCAGGGAGGTTCGGCTATCAGTCGGTTAGGGCCGCAATAAAGGCTGGCGTTGACATGGTGGATGTTTCCTTCATGCCGGAGAACCCGCTGGAACTTCGAGATGAAGCCGAGAAGGTCCAGGTGACGGTCATCTTTGATGCGGGCTTTGCTCCTGGACTGAGCCACATCCTGATGGGCAGGATATGGAACGAGATTGACGAGCTGAGGGAGGGCTACATCTACGTTGGCGGCCTTCCGAAGGAGCCGAGGCCACCACTCTATTACAGAATTACATGGTCACCTAAAGATTTAATTGAGGAATACACGAGGCCGGCGCGCGTGATAAGGGACGGCGAGGTTACCTCCGTTGACCCCTTCGAGGAAATCCGGGAGATAACCGTGGGGGACTTCGAGTTCGAGGCCTTCGTGAGCGATGGCCTGCGCTCTTTATTGGAGAGCGTTAGGGCGGAGAAGCTTGAGGAGTGGACGCTCCGCTGGCCGGGCCACCTGGAGAAGATGAAGGTCCTGAGGGAGCTCGGCTTCTTTAAACCCGAGCACGTTGACAATACGCTCGACGTTATAGCGCCCCTCATGACCTACGAGAGTCCGGACTTCTCGATAATGCAGGTGGTCGGAAGGGGAACGCTGGACGGAGAGGAGAAGGAGATAGGCTACCTCCTGTACGACGAGGAGAAAGAGGGCTTCACCTCGATGGCCCGCGTCACTGGGTTCACCGCGGCGATAATAGCGCGCCTCGTGGCCGAGAAGGGCTGCATCTTTGGGGTTATTCCCCCTGAGATACTTGGGATGAGGATAGACACCTTCACGCGCATAACCGAGGAGCTCGCCGAAAGGGGAATAAAGATCGAGAGGTGGGAGAATGCTCCACCTGGTGATAGCCGAGGCCGAACTTGA
- a CDS encoding metallophosphoesterase: MPFKLPIFRKRVLEVLASSDETKVMHVSDTPESVYRFIGELIEKTRPDYVIHTGDLADNVKLERRPELRPRYQGAIRKLAHILKGYGVKLYVVPGNEDDQELVREFFGKAVVDPGTVVEIGGKRFALGHTWRDVLELDADFKLYGHNFKLIERGLNGVLGVNFVLLPSGKTYRVKYPGGTDFDRGYKLWRGM; this comes from the coding sequence ATGCCGTTTAAACTGCCTATCTTTCGGAAAAGGGTCCTTGAAGTGCTCGCTTCCTCCGATGAGACCAAGGTCATGCACGTAAGCGACACTCCCGAGAGTGTCTACCGCTTCATCGGCGAGCTCATAGAAAAAACCCGACCCGATTACGTCATCCATACCGGCGACCTGGCCGACAACGTAAAGCTGGAGAGACGGCCCGAGCTCAGACCCCGCTACCAGGGCGCAATAAGGAAGCTCGCCCATATCCTCAAGGGCTACGGGGTGAAACTCTACGTCGTTCCGGGAAACGAGGACGACCAGGAGCTGGTCAGGGAGTTCTTTGGGAAGGCCGTTGTCGATCCCGGGACGGTCGTGGAGATAGGGGGGAAGAGGTTCGCCCTCGGCCACACCTGGAGGGACGTCCTTGAGCTCGATGCGGATTTTAAGCTCTATGGCCATAACTTCAAGCTCATCGAGAGGGGCCTAAATGGCGTTCTCGGCGTTAACTTCGTCCTTCTGCCGAGCGGGAAGACCTACCGCGTTAAGTATCCCGGGGGGACTGATTTCGATAGGGGTTATAAGCTGTGGAGGGGTATGTGA
- a CDS encoding RsmB/NOP family class I SAM-dependent RNA methyltransferase — MLEKLFSLGYSKTFAERYYELWGERALSIAEAMEKPLPRCFRINTLRIEVPRLTKLLNKKGFQFKRIHWAREGFCLTREPFSITSTPEYLSGLLYIQEASSMYPPVALEPKPGEVVADMAAAPGGKASYLAQLMENEGIIYAFDVGEDRLRETRLNLSRLGVTNTVLFHKSSLHIDELGVEFDRILLDAPCTGSGTIHKNPERKSNRTMEDVKFCQGLQMRLIEKGLSVLKRGGTLVYSTCSLEPEENEFVIQWVLDNFDVELLPLRYGEPALTMPFGVELSDEIRKARRFYPDKHGTSGFFVAKIKKL, encoded by the coding sequence ATGCTGGAAAAGTTGTTTTCCCTCGGCTACTCGAAGACCTTCGCGGAGCGCTATTATGAACTCTGGGGCGAGAGGGCTTTAAGCATAGCCGAGGCGATGGAAAAGCCCCTGCCGAGGTGCTTCCGCATAAATACCCTTCGCATCGAAGTTCCAAGGCTCACCAAACTCCTCAACAAGAAGGGCTTTCAGTTTAAGAGGATTCACTGGGCGAGGGAGGGCTTCTGCCTGACGAGGGAACCCTTCTCGATAACCTCAACGCCCGAGTACCTCAGCGGTCTCCTCTACATTCAGGAGGCCAGCTCGATGTATCCACCGGTGGCACTCGAACCGAAGCCCGGCGAGGTCGTTGCCGACATGGCGGCGGCACCGGGAGGTAAAGCTTCTTACCTCGCCCAGCTGATGGAGAACGAGGGCATCATCTACGCCTTCGACGTTGGCGAAGATAGGCTGAGGGAAACCCGCCTGAACCTCTCAAGGCTTGGAGTCACAAATACGGTGCTCTTCCACAAATCGTCGCTCCACATAGATGAACTCGGCGTCGAGTTCGACAGAATACTCCTCGATGCCCCCTGTACTGGTTCGGGGACGATACACAAGAACCCGGAGCGGAAGTCCAACAGAACGATGGAGGATGTAAAGTTCTGCCAGGGACTGCAGATGAGGCTCATTGAGAAGGGCCTAAGCGTGCTCAAAAGGGGTGGAACCCTCGTCTACTCCACCTGCTCCCTTGAGCCAGAGGAGAACGAGTTCGTGATCCAGTGGGTTCTTGATAACTTCGACGTTGAGCTTTTGCCCCTTCGCTACGGCGAGCCGGCTCTAACGATGCCCTTTGGAGTCGAGCTGAGCGATGAGATAAGAAAGGCGAGGCGCTTCTACCCCGACAAGCACGGCACGAGCGGCTTCTTCGTGGCAAAGATTAAAAAGCTTTGA
- a CDS encoding ATP-binding protein, with protein sequence MREDLAKVLVEWQETWTPELVERDFDVSLIPDKPKKVVTFAGCRRSGKTYLMFQLINELSKKAPREEIFYINFEDERLEKRTETLTELIPTIEELYGKKDRLYLFLDEIQNIPGWDSWVRRVHDSRRDVRLFLSGSSSKLSSREIPTSLRGRALTFEVFPLSFREFLRFNGFEVPENLDFSPKKPALLNLLREYLLYGGFPEVVLTSDVRVKGLIVRDYFNTVIALDVVERYSIRNPEELRTFIRLLLNSEYVSLSKTAKTMRSMGYSISKSTLASYMRYLEECYFAFPLEVYSPKVRLRMQHPRKIYFVDTSFLTFLSVKFSENMGRLMENAVFIELLRRRKEVNYALGKNWEVDFVLPEEETLIQVSYDISGEETFKREVNALRKASREFGFKNALLITWDVAGRVKGKGIIIDMIPLWRFLMGST encoded by the coding sequence ATGAGGGAGGATTTGGCCAAGGTTTTGGTGGAGTGGCAGGAAACCTGGACGCCCGAGCTCGTCGAGAGGGACTTTGATGTCTCCCTGATACCGGATAAACCGAAAAAGGTTGTAACCTTTGCCGGCTGTCGGAGGTCAGGCAAAACGTACCTGATGTTCCAGCTCATCAACGAGCTGTCAAAAAAAGCTCCAAGGGAGGAAATATTCTACATCAACTTTGAAGATGAAAGGCTCGAAAAGAGAACCGAAACTCTAACGGAGCTCATACCAACGATAGAGGAGCTCTACGGGAAAAAGGACAGGCTGTACCTCTTTCTGGACGAGATACAGAACATTCCGGGCTGGGACTCGTGGGTGAGGAGAGTCCATGATTCGAGGAGAGACGTGAGGCTTTTCTTAAGCGGCTCATCCTCAAAGCTCTCCAGCAGAGAAATCCCCACCTCACTCAGGGGCAGGGCTCTGACGTTCGAGGTTTTTCCCCTGAGCTTCCGGGAGTTCCTGAGGTTCAATGGTTTTGAGGTGCCGGAGAATTTAGATTTCAGCCCAAAAAAGCCAGCCTTGCTCAACCTGCTGAGGGAGTACCTCCTCTATGGAGGCTTTCCGGAGGTCGTTCTGACCAGCGACGTGAGGGTCAAGGGGTTAATCGTCCGGGACTACTTCAACACGGTAATAGCCCTCGATGTCGTGGAGAGGTACTCAATCAGGAATCCGGAAGAGCTCAGAACCTTCATCCGACTTCTCCTTAACTCCGAGTACGTAAGCCTGAGTAAAACCGCCAAAACAATGAGGAGCATGGGCTACTCAATATCCAAATCAACGCTCGCCAGCTACATGAGGTACCTTGAGGAGTGCTACTTTGCATTTCCCCTTGAGGTGTATTCCCCCAAGGTGAGGCTCAGGATGCAGCACCCCAGAAAGATATACTTCGTTGATACGTCCTTTTTGACGTTTCTGAGCGTGAAGTTCAGCGAGAACATGGGGAGGCTTATGGAAAACGCCGTTTTCATCGAGCTCCTCCGGAGGAGAAAGGAAGTTAATTATGCCCTCGGGAAGAACTGGGAGGTTGATTTCGTCCTGCCTGAAGAGGAGACGCTGATCCAGGTGAGCTACGATATCAGCGGAGAAGAAACGTTTAAGCGTGAGGTGAACGCTCTCAGAAAAGCTTCGAGAGAATTCGGCTTTAAAAACGCCCTGCTGATTACGTGGGACGTGGCGGGCAGGGTAAAAGGGAAGGGCATTATCATAGATATGATACCCCTGTGGAGGTTTTTAATGGGTTCCACCTGA
- a CDS encoding ATP-binding protein, whose amino-acid sequence MFVDRERELEFLERKWKEKSAQLIIIYGRRRVGKTMLLKEFLKDKGGVYFLATADSMGENVKGLAEKFAELTGREYFKEVEDFGKLFRYLADELKNERVAVVLDEFQYLMSLKPGILSVLQKVWDEHLRDTGIFLVLCGSSIGMMERVMEYRSPLYGRRTGQWKVEPFDIRAIAEMLPDRGMEELVKTYAVFGGVPFYLDMVKDLSVEGAIREKVLKKGEVLYEEPEFLLREELREPRVYKLILKGISLGYETLGELVNFTGLNRGNLSRYLDTLERLGIVGYELPYGKRKRGRYYIKDNFFNFWFRFVYPNLADLELGLVDEVWVRVEKDLNAYYGRMFERLIREMLKMKILDFGQRRVARWWHKGEEIDAILELDDGLLFVEVKWGRLRRREAERILGDLEKKAERFGGKKRFLLIARKIDEKGEGMMDLEDIEALVR is encoded by the coding sequence ATGTTCGTGGACAGGGAACGGGAGCTGGAGTTCCTCGAAAGAAAGTGGAAGGAGAAGAGCGCCCAGCTCATAATCATCTACGGGCGAAGAAGGGTTGGAAAGACAATGCTCCTGAAGGAGTTCTTGAAGGATAAGGGGGGCGTTTACTTTTTGGCCACCGCTGACTCAATGGGTGAGAACGTTAAAGGACTGGCTGAAAAGTTCGCGGAGCTGACGGGGAGGGAATACTTCAAGGAGGTAGAGGATTTTGGAAAGCTCTTCCGTTACCTTGCGGATGAGCTGAAAAACGAAAGGGTAGCCGTAGTTCTGGACGAGTTCCAGTATCTCATGAGCCTTAAACCAGGGATTCTGAGCGTTCTCCAAAAGGTCTGGGACGAGCATCTCAGGGATACCGGGATTTTCCTTGTCCTCTGCGGCTCCTCCATCGGGATGATGGAGAGGGTTATGGAATACAGAAGCCCGCTTTATGGGCGAAGGACTGGGCAGTGGAAGGTAGAGCCCTTCGACATAAGGGCGATAGCGGAGATGCTTCCCGACAGGGGCATGGAGGAGCTTGTAAAAACCTATGCGGTCTTCGGCGGTGTTCCCTTCTACCTCGATATGGTGAAAGATTTGAGCGTGGAGGGGGCTATAAGGGAGAAGGTCTTGAAAAAGGGAGAAGTTCTCTACGAGGAGCCGGAGTTTCTCCTGAGAGAGGAGTTGAGGGAGCCGAGGGTTTACAAGCTCATCCTCAAGGGCATCTCCCTCGGGTACGAAACCCTCGGAGAGCTGGTTAATTTCACGGGACTTAACAGGGGAAACCTTTCAAGATACCTCGACACGCTTGAAAGGCTCGGCATAGTTGGCTACGAGCTTCCCTATGGAAAGAGAAAGAGGGGACGCTACTACATCAAGGACAACTTCTTCAACTTCTGGTTCCGCTTTGTCTATCCAAATCTGGCCGACTTGGAGCTGGGGCTGGTCGATGAGGTCTGGGTCAGGGTTGAGAAAGACCTTAACGCCTACTACGGAAGAATGTTTGAGAGACTGATAAGGGAAATGCTTAAGATGAAGATACTCGACTTCGGGCAGAGAAGGGTCGCAAGGTGGTGGCACAAAGGGGAGGAAATAGACGCAATCCTTGAGCTCGATGACGGCCTGTTATTCGTCGAGGTGAAGTGGGGCAGGCTGAGGAGACGGGAGGCAGAGAGGATTCTTGGAGATTTGGAAAAGAAGGCGGAGCGCTTTGGGGGCAAAAAGAGGTTCCTGCTCATCGCCAGGAAAATCGATGAAAAAGGGGAGGGCATGATGGACCTGGAAGACATTGAGGCGCTTGTGCGCTAA
- a CDS encoding ATP-binding protein, with the protein MILVSKFIDRESELEFLRERYHSERPELIILYGRRRIGKTYILQKFLSEVDGVYLLAEESETILDDFSERLAEYFKDPFLRENPLQNWRAFFTYLAGKSSERLVVVIDEVQYIAKAQRDFLSVLQKYWDMHLSNTKIMLILCGSLVSFMEGVLSAKSPIYGRRTGAWKVEEMDFFNVRKFHPLSTEEAVHVYSVFGGVPQYWADYNPELDFWDNLRVLLLSKGAKYYDEPKYLLKQELRDVSRYFSILRAIALGYNRFGQIADRAKVDLNSLGKYLNVLEEMGYISEEKPLVGRGRGIYKITDRLFNFWFRFVYPRKSEIEMGFDVVGDIKPKFNEYLGFVFEEIARQFLVELNRAEKIPFRFTRIGRWWHKGEEIDIVALNEREKKVLFVEVKWKDLSGREAREILKDLERKAGLVGLDDWEKGYGLVAKEVEGKEELMDDGWMVWDLRDFQGT; encoded by the coding sequence ATGATACTCGTGAGTAAGTTTATTGACCGGGAGTCAGAGCTTGAGTTCCTGCGTGAAAGATACCACTCTGAAAGGCCCGAGCTGATAATCCTCTACGGACGGAGGAGGATAGGAAAAACATACATCCTTCAGAAGTTCCTTTCCGAAGTTGATGGGGTCTATCTGCTCGCCGAGGAGAGCGAGACCATCCTCGACGACTTCTCCGAAAGGCTCGCCGAGTATTTCAAAGACCCGTTCCTCAGGGAGAATCCACTTCAGAACTGGAGGGCTTTCTTCACTTATCTCGCGGGAAAAAGCTCTGAAAGGCTCGTCGTGGTGATAGATGAGGTTCAATATATAGCGAAAGCCCAAAGGGACTTTCTCAGCGTCCTTCAAAAGTACTGGGATATGCATCTCTCTAATACAAAGATAATGCTGATACTCTGCGGTTCGCTGGTTTCGTTCATGGAGGGCGTTCTTTCAGCAAAGTCACCGATATACGGAAGAAGAACCGGAGCGTGGAAAGTTGAGGAAATGGACTTTTTCAACGTAAGGAAGTTCCACCCCCTAAGCACCGAGGAGGCCGTCCACGTCTATTCCGTCTTTGGAGGAGTCCCACAGTACTGGGCTGATTACAATCCAGAGCTTGACTTCTGGGACAATCTAAGAGTTCTTCTGCTGTCGAAGGGTGCAAAATACTATGATGAGCCAAAATACCTTCTTAAACAGGAGCTGAGGGATGTTTCGAGGTACTTCTCCATACTGAGGGCGATAGCACTCGGCTACAACCGCTTCGGCCAGATAGCCGACAGAGCTAAGGTTGACCTTAACTCGCTCGGCAAGTACCTCAACGTCCTTGAGGAGATGGGATACATAAGCGAGGAAAAGCCCCTCGTGGGACGGGGAAGGGGCATCTACAAAATAACCGACAGGCTCTTCAACTTCTGGTTCCGCTTCGTCTATCCGAGGAAAAGCGAGATCGAGATGGGCTTTGATGTTGTTGGAGACATCAAGCCCAAGTTTAATGAATACCTTGGCTTCGTTTTCGAGGAAATAGCGAGGCAGTTCTTAGTTGAGCTCAACAGGGCTGAAAAGATACCCTTCAGGTTCACGAGGATTGGAAGGTGGTGGCATAAAGGGGAGGAGATTGACATTGTGGCGCTGAATGAGAGGGAGAAAAAAGTTCTCTTCGTGGAAGTGAAGTGGAAAGACCTTAGCGGGAGGGAGGCGAGAGAAATCCTGAAGGATCTGGAGCGGAAGGCCGGGCTTGTCGGTCTCGATGACTGGGAGAAGGGCTACGGTCTCGTGGCGAAGGAGGTTGAAGGAAAGGAAGAGCTGATGGATGACGGCTGGATGGTTTGGGACCTGAGGGACTTTCAGGGAACCTGA
- the argF gene encoding ornithine carbamoyltransferase yields MVVSLAGRDVLCLQDFTREEIETILKTAEMMKIWNKIGKPHRVLEGKTLAMIFQKPSTRTRISFEVGIYQLGGYGLYLNANDLQLRRGETIADTARVLSRYVDGIMARVYAHRDVEDLAKYASVPVINGLSDFSHPCQALADYQTILEKKGRIAGLKVVYVGDGNNVAHSLMIAGTKLGANVVVATPEGYEPDKKVIKWAEQNAAESGGSFELLHDPVQAVKDADVIYTDVWASMGQEAEAEERRKIFQPFQVNKELVKHAKPDYIFMHCLPAHRGEEVTDDVVDSPNSVVFDEAENRLHAQKAVMALVMGGIKV; encoded by the coding sequence ATGGTGGTTAGCCTTGCTGGAAGGGACGTTCTCTGCCTTCAGGACTTTACGAGGGAGGAGATTGAAACTATTCTCAAAACCGCCGAGATGATGAAGATATGGAACAAGATAGGAAAGCCGCACCGCGTCCTTGAGGGGAAGACGCTGGCCATGATCTTCCAGAAGCCCTCCACCAGGACGAGGATTTCCTTCGAGGTCGGCATATACCAGCTCGGCGGCTACGGCCTCTACCTCAACGCGAACGACCTACAGCTGAGGAGGGGCGAGACGATAGCAGACACGGCGAGGGTTCTTAGCAGATACGTTGATGGGATAATGGCGAGGGTTTACGCCCACAGGGACGTTGAGGACCTAGCAAAGTACGCGAGCGTCCCGGTCATCAACGGTCTGTCTGACTTTTCTCACCCGTGCCAGGCTTTAGCGGACTACCAGACCATTCTCGAGAAGAAGGGCCGCATAGCCGGCCTCAAGGTCGTCTACGTCGGAGATGGAAACAACGTGGCACACTCACTCATGATAGCCGGAACCAAGCTTGGAGCGAACGTTGTCGTTGCAACTCCAGAGGGCTACGAGCCGGACAAGAAGGTCATCAAGTGGGCAGAGCAGAACGCGGCCGAGAGCGGTGGCAGCTTCGAGCTCCTCCACGACCCGGTTCAGGCGGTTAAAGATGCGGACGTCATCTACACCGACGTCTGGGCGTCAATGGGTCAGGAGGCCGAGGCCGAGGAGAGGAGGAAGATATTCCAGCCGTTCCAGGTGAACAAGGAACTAGTCAAGCACGCCAAGCCGGACTACATCTTCATGCACTGCCTCCCGGCCCACCGCGGTGAAGAAGTTACGGACGACGTCGTTGACTCCCCGAACAGCGTCGTCTTCGATGAAGCGGAGAACAGGCTCCACGCCCAGAAAGCTGTTATGGCCCTTGTCATGGGCGGGATAAAGGTCTGA
- a CDS encoding DUF996 domain-containing protein: MTDLKNAKLMGGIGAILTFVGVGFVGFILKLLAVKNIAEATGREEIFSKYLWAAILGILASLVFVASWWGAITGMGVHGSPRIGLGMMGVGGLLAAILMIVGAWFMKQSYDMISEETGVGTFHTAALLYIIGAILMIVVIGAFLILIAAILEIIAFFSLPDKLEKPGEEPLPVA, from the coding sequence GTGACGGATTTGAAGAATGCAAAGCTTATGGGTGGCATCGGCGCCATCTTGACCTTTGTTGGAGTTGGCTTCGTGGGCTTCATTCTAAAGCTTCTGGCAGTTAAGAACATAGCCGAGGCCACCGGGAGGGAGGAGATATTCAGCAAGTACCTCTGGGCCGCGATACTCGGAATACTGGCCAGCCTTGTTTTCGTGGCGAGCTGGTGGGGGGCAATAACAGGGATGGGGGTTCATGGATCGCCTAGGATTGGCCTCGGCATGATGGGAGTAGGTGGCCTGCTTGCGGCAATACTCATGATTGTTGGGGCCTGGTTCATGAAGCAGAGCTACGACATGATTTCAGAGGAGACTGGGGTTGGAACCTTCCACACGGCGGCACTGCTGTACATCATAGGTGCGATACTGATGATAGTAGTCATCGGTGCCTTCCTGATACTGATAGCAGCAATCCTGGAGATAATAGCCTTCTTCTCCCTGCCTGATAAGCTTGAGAAGCCCGGAGAAGAACCCCTTCCTGTCGCGTGA
- the thyX gene encoding FAD-dependent thymidylate synthase, with protein MGDGIRVTLVNYTKKPLETVTWSALISYWDEWETEAFGRMNKEDVEMHLPKVLGYGHESILEHAVLTFAIEGCSRVCSHQLVRHRLASYTQQSQRYIVLNPEDVEETFVIPEGVKQRPELYEKWKCLMKEAIKLYEESYKAGVHQEDARFILPQAVRTKIVVTMNLRELKHFFGLRACERAQWEIREVAWKMLEEIAKNEELRPVIKWAKLGPRCVQLGYCPEGELMPPGCWKRTRERWNALTGSKPTV; from the coding sequence ATGGGGGATGGGATTAGGGTTACCCTTGTCAATTATACAAAAAAGCCTCTGGAAACCGTCACATGGTCTGCCCTCATAAGCTACTGGGACGAATGGGAGACGGAAGCGTTCGGGCGGATGAACAAAGAAGACGTCGAGATGCATCTGCCGAAGGTTTTGGGCTACGGTCACGAGTCAATCCTAGAACACGCGGTTCTGACGTTTGCGATTGAGGGCTGTTCTCGTGTGTGTTCTCATCAGCTCGTCCGTCACAGGCTCGCAAGCTATACGCAACAGAGCCAGCGCTACATCGTGCTAAATCCCGAAGACGTCGAGGAGACCTTCGTGATTCCGGAGGGCGTGAAGCAGAGGCCAGAGCTCTACGAGAAATGGAAGTGTCTCATGAAAGAAGCGATAAAGCTCTACGAGGAAAGCTACAAGGCAGGCGTCCACCAGGAGGATGCGCGCTTCATTCTTCCACAGGCGGTGAGGACAAAGATAGTCGTCACGATGAACCTCCGCGAGCTGAAGCACTTCTTCGGCCTCCGTGCCTGTGAAAGGGCCCAGTGGGAGATTCGTGAGGTTGCCTGGAAGATGCTGGAGGAGATTGCCAAGAACGAGGAGCTGAGGCCGGTGATAAAGTGGGCGAAGCTTGGGCCGCGGTGCGTGCAGTTGGGCTACTGCCCTGAGGGTGAACTCATGCCTCCCGGCTGCTGGAAGAGGACAAGGGAGAGGTGGAATGCCCTGACGGGTTCCAAACCAACGGTTTAA
- a CDS encoding HIT domain-containing protein — protein MKIMWAPWRIEYIRSPKHDGCIFCDFPKENRDRERLILYRGKHAFVIMNNYPYNPGHVMIAPYRHVGRWEDLTDDELLEMMQLSQLMIKALKRTMNPHGFNMGVNLGRVAGAGIDDHVHLHIVPRWNGDTNFMPVIADTKVIPESLEEAYEELKAAIDEITGEGAAKAP, from the coding sequence ATGAAGATAATGTGGGCACCGTGGCGCATCGAGTACATACGCTCACCGAAGCACGACGGCTGCATATTCTGCGACTTCCCTAAGGAGAACCGCGACAGGGAGAGGCTCATCCTCTATCGCGGGAAGCACGCTTTTGTCATCATGAACAACTACCCCTACAACCCTGGCCACGTCATGATAGCACCTTACCGGCACGTCGGGAGGTGGGAAGACCTCACCGATGATGAGCTTCTTGAGATGATGCAGCTCTCCCAGCTCATGATAAAGGCCCTGAAGAGGACCATGAACCCCCACGGCTTCAACATGGGCGTGAACCTCGGCCGCGTTGCCGGAGCGGGCATAGACGACCACGTGCACCTCCACATAGTGCCGAGGTGGAACGGGGACACAAACTTCATGCCGGTGATAGCGGACACCAAGGTAATCCCCGAGTCTCTGGAAGAAGCCTACGAGGAACTCAAGGCGGCGATAGATGAAATAACCGGCGAGGGAGCGGCTAAAGCTCCCTGA
- a CDS encoding 2,3-bisphosphoglycerate-independent phosphoglycerate mutase translates to MKQRKGLLIILDGLGDRPIKELGGKTPLEYANTPNMDGLAKFGILGQQDPIKPGQPAGSDTAHLSIFGYDPYKVYRGRGFLEALGVGLDLDEDDLAFRVNFATIENGIITDRRAGRISTEEAHELAKAIQENVKLPVEFIFVGATGHRAVLVLRGMAAGYKVGENDPHEAGKPPHEFTWEDDESRKVAEILNEFVKQAHEVLEKHPVNEKRRKEGKPVANYLLVRGAGTYPDIPMKFTEQWKVKAAAVVAVSLVKGVARAIGFDIYTPEGATGEYNTDEMAKARKVVELLNDYDFVFLHFKPTDAAGHDNNPRLKVEMIEKADRMIGYIIDSIDLEDVVIAITGDHSTPCEVMNHSGDPVPVLIAGGGVRADHTESFGERECMRGGLGRIKGHDIVPVMMDLMNRSEKFGA, encoded by the coding sequence ATGAAGCAGAGGAAGGGACTTCTCATAATCCTCGATGGCCTCGGGGACAGGCCGATAAAAGAACTAGGCGGAAAAACCCCTCTTGAGTACGCAAACACGCCCAACATGGATGGACTCGCCAAGTTTGGGATACTTGGCCAGCAGGACCCCATAAAGCCTGGCCAGCCGGCTGGCAGCGATACGGCTCACCTCAGCATCTTCGGCTACGACCCCTACAAGGTTTACCGTGGAAGGGGCTTCCTTGAGGCTCTTGGCGTTGGTCTCGACCTCGACGAGGACGACCTGGCCTTCAGAGTTAACTTCGCCACCATCGAGAACGGTATTATAACTGACAGGCGCGCCGGAAGGATAAGCACCGAAGAGGCCCACGAGCTGGCGAAGGCCATCCAGGAGAACGTTAAGCTTCCGGTTGAGTTCATCTTTGTAGGAGCTACAGGCCACAGGGCGGTTCTAGTCCTCAGGGGCATGGCGGCTGGCTATAAAGTCGGCGAGAACGACCCGCACGAGGCCGGAAAGCCGCCCCACGAGTTCACCTGGGAGGACGATGAGAGCAGAAAGGTTGCCGAGATTCTCAACGAGTTCGTCAAGCAGGCCCACGAGGTCCTTGAGAAGCACCCGGTGAACGAGAAACGCAGAAAAGAGGGCAAACCCGTGGCCAACTACCTCCTCGTTCGCGGAGCCGGCACCTACCCGGACATACCTATGAAGTTCACCGAGCAGTGGAAGGTAAAGGCAGCGGCAGTTGTTGCGGTTTCCCTCGTCAAGGGCGTCGCAAGGGCCATAGGCTTTGACATATACACACCAGAGGGGGCCACCGGAGAATACAACACCGACGAGATGGCAAAGGCAAGGAAGGTCGTCGAGCTGCTCAATGACTACGACTTCGTGTTCCTTCACTTCAAGCCGACCGATGCAGCGGGCCACGATAACAACCCGAGGCTCAAGGTCGAGATGATAGAGAAGGCCGACAGGATGATCGGCTACATTATCGACAGCATCGATCTCGAAGACGTCGTCATCGCCATCACCGGTGACCACAGTACGCCCTGTGAGGTTATGAACCACAGCGGCGATCCGGTTCCGGTTCTCATCGCGGGTGGTGGCGTCAGGGCCGACCACACCGAGAGCTTCGGCGAAAGGGAGTGCATGCGCGGCGGCCTCGGCAGAATAAAGGGCCACGATATCGTGCCGGTGATGATGGACCTCATGAACCGCTCCGAGAAGTTTGGGGCTTAG